One window of Candidatus Nitrospira kreftii genomic DNA carries:
- a CDS encoding hypothetical protein (conserved protein of unknown function), whose translation MTNPSIAVSPVVRRVILCLLAAALLTDIGCVSRRAYEQIKAETIEHTQALTTAREDINELDRQIAELQAANRQEDAIAGELRATIQREEVQLPIMRQQAEERLSSLKTQVASLLNQSWHLARKIADIRDESASLQSMAGRYKQEMEETHASLRRVASHSTKPSVTHTTPAEEEPSTIPAQPPIEDIAPPQVAQAVSPAPNLAPVAPSASSSSVNVEPSTTNDSWIGMITSWLLALWNWLIS comes from the coding sequence ATGACAAACCCCTCCATAGCTGTGTCACCGGTTGTCCGACGGGTCATTCTGTGTCTACTCGCAGCCGCGTTACTCACAGACATAGGCTGTGTCAGTCGGCGCGCCTATGAGCAGATCAAAGCGGAGACGATTGAACATACTCAAGCCTTAACGACAGCCCGAGAGGACATCAACGAGCTCGATCGGCAAATAGCGGAGCTGCAGGCCGCCAATCGGCAAGAGGATGCTATCGCCGGTGAGCTTCGTGCAACCATTCAGCGTGAAGAAGTACAGCTGCCGATTATGCGTCAGCAAGCGGAGGAACGGCTCTCGTCTCTGAAGACTCAGGTGGCTAGTCTGCTGAACCAGAGTTGGCACCTGGCTCGCAAGATCGCGGACATTCGGGACGAGAGTGCTTCGTTGCAAAGTATGGCTGGCCGATACAAACAAGAAATGGAGGAGACTCACGCCTCGCTGCGGCGAGTGGCCTCTCACTCGACCAAGCCCTCCGTCACACATACGACGCCGGCAGAAGAAGAACCTTCCACCATCCCAGCACAACCGCCCATTGAGGATATTGCGCCACCGCAGGTCGCACAAGCTGTTTCCCCAGCTCCCAATCTCGCGCCGGTTGCGCCGTCTGCTTCTTCATCCTCTGTGAATGTCGAACCATCTACGACCAACGACTCCTGGATCGGTATGATCACCAGCTGGCTCCTGGCGCTTTGGAATTGGCTCATCAGTTAG
- a CDS encoding hypothetical protein (conserved protein of unknown function) has protein sequence MSTLSKWLQPPPKGSLEQQYQELVNLLRTKEKALETTSHELKVKISAMQILEHKIMSAETMITSTQRELTARTEQMKVLEADLAARSNRVTALEAEANVARQRMTDLNLIITDQADELRGVQQACRAAEQAQEVLKEEIRVLREHIAQLNEGITDRNYLRSQVERLESAQGRAHQLEVELSDREAAHRGTLQQLERALAERDQRIKKADASTAAQADEVRVAQQACRASEQAQEVLKEEIRVLREHIAQLNEGLPARERLRAEVKDQVKELELMRSRVHQLEVELSDREAAHRGTLQQLERALAERDQRISEFDSLAAAQADEVRDTVETCRIAEQTREVQKEEIRILREQIAQLNEGLADRDRLRTQLKKLEAVQDRVKQLEVELSDREAAHRGTLLQLEQALTERDRRISKFDSQAATQAQALQGAQQACQAAEQTQEVLKEEIRVLREQIAHLNEGLADRDHVRARMEKLESAQDRVHQLEVELSDREAAHRGTLQQLERALAERDQRISEFDSLAAAQADEVRDTVETCRIAEQTREVQKEEIRILREQIAQLNEGLADRDRLRTQLKKLEAVQDRVKQLEVELSDREAAHRGTLLQLEQALTERDRRISKFDSQAATQAQALQGAQQACQAAEQTQEVLKEEIRVLREQIAHLNEGLADRDHVRARMEKLESAQDRVHQLEVELSDREAAHRGTLQQLERALAERDQRISEFDSLAAAQADEVRDTVETCRIAEQAQEVLKEEIRVLREHIAQLNEGLADHDRLRAQVAKLDSTQDRVHQLEVELSDREAAHRGMLQQLERALAERDKRIEKLTPITHLLREKESEIKEWESKFTRTVREHEGQVTKLEKQCATQDQLREQYRRAEQHLHERDEQIASLQRQLHDLETARQQLTTEVQRIPEKDEQLSRLRKRLREMQTELRTEATSSAKGSTIATANPIAKVAPGVHPAPSTKAAQPAVVPHQGRPNGAGQHFPVDQAKSSAASLTKAEPVTKTVSSAKAFTGSKAAPNTKPASKSQATSAADDSRQSRQNGAQQTSHVAQPKSGNGKDSRKDDLQKINGIGPAFAQTLNKLGMYTFIQIARWKSEDVEKISKKLETDPERIKREHWIADAKKQHYKKYGERL, from the coding sequence ATGAGTACATTGAGTAAGTGGCTGCAGCCACCACCAAAGGGTTCGCTCGAACAGCAGTACCAAGAGCTCGTCAATCTCTTACGCACCAAGGAAAAGGCGCTGGAGACGACCTCACATGAATTGAAGGTCAAGATCTCGGCCATGCAGATTCTCGAACACAAAATCATGTCCGCTGAGACGATGATCACCTCCACCCAACGTGAGCTCACCGCGCGGACCGAGCAGATGAAGGTGCTTGAAGCGGATTTGGCTGCACGATCGAATCGAGTGACAGCCCTCGAGGCTGAAGCAAATGTGGCCCGCCAACGCATGACCGACCTCAATTTAATCATTACCGACCAAGCGGACGAACTGCGTGGGGTGCAGCAGGCCTGTCGGGCGGCGGAACAGGCCCAGGAGGTGCTGAAGGAAGAGATCCGGGTCCTGCGCGAGCACATCGCCCAACTCAACGAAGGCATCACCGATCGAAACTACCTCCGATCTCAGGTAGAAAGGCTGGAGTCGGCCCAAGGCCGCGCGCATCAGTTGGAGGTTGAGCTGAGCGACCGAGAGGCTGCGCATCGCGGCACACTGCAGCAGCTGGAACGGGCCCTGGCAGAACGTGACCAGCGAATCAAGAAGGCCGATGCCAGTACCGCGGCGCAGGCGGACGAAGTCCGTGTAGCCCAGCAGGCCTGTCGGGCGTCGGAGCAAGCCCAGGAGGTGCTGAAGGAGGAGATCAGGGTCCTGCGCGAGCACATCGCCCAACTCAACGAAGGCCTTCCCGCCCGAGAGCGCCTTCGCGCCGAAGTAAAGGATCAAGTTAAGGAGCTGGAGTTGATGCGAAGTCGCGTGCATCAGCTGGAGGTTGAGCTGAGCGACCGAGAGGCTGCGCATCGCGGGACATTGCAGCAGCTGGAACGGGCCCTCGCGGAGCGCGATCAGCGGATCAGTGAGTTCGATTCGCTGGCGGCGGCTCAAGCGGACGAAGTCCGGGATACCGTGGAGACCTGTCGGATCGCCGAGCAGACTCGCGAGGTTCAAAAGGAGGAAATCCGGATCTTGCGTGAACAGATTGCGCAACTCAACGAAGGCCTCGCCGACCGAGATCGCCTCCGGACTCAGCTGAAGAAGCTAGAGGCAGTGCAAGACCGAGTCAAGCAGTTGGAAGTTGAACTGAGTGATCGGGAGGCCGCACATCGCGGTACGCTCCTGCAGCTGGAGCAGGCCCTTACCGAGCGTGATCGTCGGATCAGTAAGTTTGATTCACAGGCGGCCACCCAGGCGCAAGCACTTCAGGGGGCCCAACAGGCCTGTCAAGCTGCTGAACAAACCCAGGAGGTGCTGAAGGAGGAAATCCGGGTCTTGCGGGAGCAGATCGCGCACCTGAACGAGGGGCTGGCTGACCGGGATCACGTCCGGGCCCGTATGGAGAAGCTGGAGTCGGCCCAAGATCGCGTGCATCAGCTGGAGGTTGAGCTGAGCGACCGAGAGGCTGCGCATCGCGGGACATTGCAGCAGCTGGAACGGGCCCTCGCGGAGCGCGATCAGCGGATCAGTGAGTTCGATTCGCTGGCGGCGGCTCAAGCGGACGAAGTCCGGGATACCGTGGAGACCTGTCGGATCGCCGAGCAGACTCGCGAGGTTCAAAAGGAGGAAATCCGGATCTTGCGTGAACAGATTGCGCAACTCAACGAAGGCCTCGCCGACCGAGATCGCCTCCGGACTCAGCTGAAGAAGCTAGAGGCAGTGCAAGACCGAGTCAAGCAGTTGGAAGTTGAACTGAGTGATCGGGAGGCCGCACATCGCGGTACGCTCCTGCAGCTGGAGCAGGCCCTTACCGAGCGTGATCGTCGGATCAGTAAGTTTGATTCACAGGCGGCCACCCAGGCGCAAGCACTTCAGGGGGCCCAACAGGCCTGTCAAGCTGCTGAACAAACCCAGGAGGTGCTGAAGGAGGAAATCCGGGTCTTGCGGGAGCAGATCGCGCACCTGAACGAGGGGCTGGCTGACCGGGATCACGTCCGGGCCCGTATGGAGAAGCTGGAGTCGGCCCAAGATCGCGTGCATCAGCTGGAGGTTGAGCTGAGCGACCGAGAGGCTGCGCATCGCGGGACATTGCAGCAGCTGGAACGGGCCCTCGCGGAGCGCGATCAGCGGATCAGTGAGTTCGATTCGCTGGCGGCGGCTCAAGCGGACGAAGTCCGGGATACCGTGGAGACCTGTCGGATCGCCGAGCAGGCTCAGGAGGTGCTGAAAGAGGAGATCCGCGTTCTGCGCGAGCACATCGCGCAACTCAACGAAGGCCTCGCCGACCACGACCGGCTCAGGGCTCAAGTGGCAAAGCTCGATTCCACGCAAGATCGCGTGCATCAGCTGGAGGTAGAGCTGAGCGATCGAGAGGCCGCGCATCGCGGCATGCTGCAGCAGCTGGAACGGGCGCTCGCGGAGCGCGATAAACGGATTGAGAAGCTGACGCCGATCACCCACCTCCTTCGCGAAAAGGAGTCAGAAATCAAGGAATGGGAGAGCAAATTCACTCGCACCGTCCGTGAGCATGAGGGGCAGGTCACGAAGCTCGAAAAACAATGTGCCACGCAGGACCAACTCCGCGAACAATACCGACGCGCTGAACAACATCTGCATGAACGAGATGAACAGATTGCGAGCCTCCAACGGCAGCTGCATGACCTTGAGACTGCGCGTCAACAGTTGACCACGGAAGTACAGCGTATCCCAGAGAAAGATGAGCAACTCAGTCGTCTTCGAAAGCGCCTTCGAGAGATGCAAACGGAACTGCGCACAGAGGCCACTTCTTCAGCTAAAGGTTCGACCATTGCCACGGCGAATCCCATCGCCAAAGTTGCTCCCGGTGTTCACCCAGCTCCCAGTACCAAAGCCGCTCAGCCAGCTGTCGTGCCCCATCAGGGCCGCCCAAACGGAGCAGGGCAACATTTCCCCGTCGATCAGGCTAAGTCCAGTGCGGCTTCGCTTACGAAAGCGGAGCCTGTCACCAAAACCGTTTCCAGCGCGAAAGCATTCACTGGTAGCAAGGCGGCACCTAACACCAAGCCTGCCTCAAAGAGCCAGGCCACTTCAGCAGCTGACGATTCGCGTCAGAGCCGCCAGAATGGAGCACAGCAAACTTCCCATGTCGCCCAACCTAAATCCGGGAATGGTAAGGATAGTCGGAAGGATGATCTTCAAAAGATCAACGGGATCGGGCCTGCTTTCGCACAGACTCTCAATAAGCTGGGTATGTACACATTTATCCAAATCGCTCGTTGGAAATCAGAAGATGTCGAGAAGATCTCGAAGAAGCTCGAGACTGATCCAGAACGTATTAAACGGGAACATTGGATTGCGGACGCCAAGAAACAACACTATAAAAAATACGGGGAACGGTTGTAG
- a CDS encoding NAD(FAD)-utilizing dehydrogenase produces the protein MATVAIIGGGPAGLTAAEAAVRGGAEVKLYDAMPSVGRKFLLAGKGGLNLTHSEPMEQFLSRYGTRRHDIEPAIRSFPPEAIRAWAHSLNIETFVGSSGRVFPLDLKAAPILRAWLRRLRKAGVQFHVKHRWCGLDQEGNPLFNSPQGLQSVQADAVVLALGGGSWPHLGSDATWIHILAERKVPMTPLKPANCGFDVRWSEYFRTKFAGYPVKTVQVTVKAIDGTVIRRMGEFVITANGVEGGVIYMVSAAARDGIAAEGVTTLWLDLLPDRPLQQLVQDLSKPRSKRTVATHLKRCAGIMGVKAGLLHETIPKEVFRDPARLATALKSLPITLVGPRPLEEAISTAGGVLFEALDTRLMLRSIPGVFCAGEMLDWEAPTGGYLLTGCLATGHLAGAAAAEWGNAQISTEDQRERVV, from the coding sequence ATGGCAACAGTAGCAATCATCGGTGGTGGTCCTGCCGGGCTGACGGCAGCAGAGGCAGCGGTTAGAGGTGGTGCCGAAGTCAAACTCTATGACGCCATGCCCTCGGTCGGGCGAAAATTTCTGCTGGCAGGAAAGGGGGGATTGAATCTCACCCATTCAGAACCGATGGAGCAATTCCTCTCACGTTATGGCACTCGACGCCATGACATTGAACCTGCGATTCGATCGTTCCCTCCTGAAGCCATACGGGCGTGGGCTCACAGCCTAAACATTGAGACATTTGTCGGCAGTTCAGGACGTGTCTTTCCGTTGGACCTCAAGGCTGCGCCGATTTTGCGTGCATGGCTACGTCGATTGCGAAAAGCCGGCGTACAATTCCATGTTAAACATCGATGGTGTGGCTTGGATCAAGAAGGAAACCCTCTCTTCAACAGCCCGCAAGGGCTGCAGAGCGTTCAGGCTGACGCTGTGGTATTGGCGCTGGGAGGAGGCAGTTGGCCACATCTCGGCTCCGATGCCACATGGATTCACATTCTAGCTGAACGGAAGGTGCCGATGACTCCGCTGAAGCCAGCTAATTGTGGATTTGATGTACGATGGAGCGAGTACTTCCGCACGAAGTTCGCTGGATATCCAGTCAAAACGGTTCAAGTCACGGTGAAAGCCATCGACGGCACTGTGATTCGTCGGATGGGCGAGTTCGTGATTACGGCAAACGGAGTAGAGGGAGGCGTTATCTATATGGTCTCAGCCGCTGCACGTGATGGAATTGCCGCGGAGGGAGTCACCACCCTGTGGTTAGATCTCCTGCCGGATCGCCCGCTGCAGCAACTCGTACAAGATCTTTCGAAGCCGCGCAGCAAGCGAACGGTTGCGACGCATCTCAAACGGTGCGCTGGGATCATGGGAGTTAAAGCAGGTCTTTTACACGAGACAATACCCAAAGAAGTCTTCAGGGATCCTGCTCGCTTGGCTACAGCACTCAAATCTCTGCCGATCACGCTCGTGGGTCCTCGTCCGCTCGAAGAAGCCATCAGCACGGCCGGTGGCGTCTTGTTCGAGGCGCTGGACACGAGATTGATGCTGCGTTCTATCCCAGGAGTATTTTGCGCGGGAGAAATGCTGGATTGGGAAGCACCGACCGGTGGATATCTCCTGACGGGCTGTTTGGCAACCGGACATCTTGCCGGAGCTGCAGCGGCTGAGTGGGGCAACGCACAGATATCGACCGAGGACCAAAGAGAGCGTGTTGTCTAA
- a CDS encoding DNA polymerase III alpha subunit, which produces MASSFVHLHLHTQFSLLDGANQIEPLVRQIKSFNQPAVAMTDHGNMFGAVEFYRKAKDVGVKPIIGCEAYMALGSRHAKKDSGLAHNDYYHLILLARNLTGYQNLIKLVSKGYLEGFYYKPRIDKELLKLHHDGIIALSGCLSGEIPYLIGQKDMDAAMTVAGEFQEIFGKDHFYLEVQANGLDHQRVANAGILEIHKKLGIPMAGTNDCHYLKKDDARPHELMLCLQTGKTLSDPNRMKFDTDQLYVKSTEEIAPAFAEFPDAVMNTCRIADYCELDLPLNKTHLPQYRVPEGFTDRESYLEHLAVAGLKERLKERPSRVASAVYEQRLREELMVICSMGFAGYFLIVWDIIRFARSRAIPVGPGRGSAAGSLVAYALRITDLDPLVYTLLFERFLNPERVSLPDIDMDFCMDRRGEVINYVVDKYGTDHVAQIITFGTLGAKAAIRDVGRVLELSYADADKVAKLVPNQLNITLQQALETEPRLRELVETDPKIKELMANAQSLEGLARHASTHAAGVVISEGPLTDHVPLYKGANDEIVTQYSMGDVEKIGLVKFDFLGLKTLTMIRRAETLINETHPEAPPLVIDQIPFDDPAAFALLSSGKTTGLFQLESSGMRDLLTGLKPDRFEDIIAIIALYRPGPMDLIPDFIKRKQGKVPITYEAPELEPILKDTYGVIVYQEQVMAIANKVAGFSLGQADILRRAMGKKKPEEMEKLRVKFLEGATQKNIPEKKAEKLYELIQKFAGYGFNKSHAAAYAVVCYQTAYLKAHYPTEFMAALMTTDMGNQDKLVGYFTECRDLGIKVLGPDVNASRKQFAVDDGAIRFGLAAIKNVGEGAVESVLEVRSQTGPFASFFDFCRRVDLHKVNKRMLEGLIKAGAFDATCAKRSQLMAVLDQAVEEGAASQRERDLGQISIFGEEPNGHSASVTLPTPVLPSVPEWDQAQRLKYERELTGFYISAHPLTRYEATLGALSTTFSIGLKDCADGGEVKLCGIIAAVKSMLTKKGDRMAYLTVEDLQGTAEVIVFPDLFKTAGDLIAPERLVRITGTIDRGDKGTKIRGSKIEPLAEVQAQSIKRIRIRLTDRPEVREQLPRLLEVLRRHPGSTTISMSIRTEGPLEAETAPLQHLTVCPSDHFVSDVEEVLGKGTLSLLS; this is translated from the coding sequence GTGGCGTCCTCTTTTGTTCATCTTCATCTCCATACCCAGTTCAGTCTTCTCGACGGCGCAAATCAGATCGAGCCGCTCGTCCGCCAGATCAAGTCCTTTAACCAGCCTGCCGTGGCGATGACGGACCATGGCAACATGTTCGGTGCGGTTGAGTTTTACCGCAAAGCGAAGGACGTGGGAGTCAAGCCGATCATCGGGTGCGAGGCGTACATGGCCCTCGGAAGTCGACATGCAAAGAAGGACAGTGGGCTTGCGCACAACGATTACTACCATCTCATCTTGCTCGCGCGAAACCTGACCGGTTATCAGAACCTTATTAAGCTGGTTAGTAAAGGATATCTTGAGGGGTTCTATTATAAACCTCGGATTGATAAGGAACTCTTAAAGCTTCACCACGATGGGATTATTGCTTTGTCCGGTTGCTTAAGTGGTGAAATTCCTTACCTCATCGGCCAGAAAGATATGGATGCTGCAATGACGGTGGCTGGCGAGTTCCAGGAGATCTTCGGGAAAGATCATTTCTATCTTGAGGTTCAGGCTAACGGACTCGATCATCAGCGCGTAGCGAACGCCGGAATCCTGGAAATCCACAAGAAGCTCGGGATTCCGATGGCAGGCACTAACGATTGCCACTATCTAAAAAAAGATGATGCGCGTCCGCATGAGTTGATGCTGTGTTTGCAAACTGGAAAGACCTTGAGCGATCCCAACCGGATGAAGTTCGACACAGATCAGCTGTATGTCAAATCTACAGAAGAAATCGCCCCGGCGTTTGCAGAGTTTCCCGATGCCGTGATGAACACCTGCCGTATTGCCGACTACTGCGAACTCGATCTCCCCTTGAACAAGACTCATCTCCCACAGTATCGAGTCCCAGAAGGTTTCACAGACCGTGAATCCTATCTTGAGCATCTCGCCGTCGCCGGTCTTAAGGAGCGGTTGAAAGAACGCCCGAGCCGTGTCGCCTCGGCTGTTTACGAGCAGCGCCTGAGGGAAGAGCTCATGGTGATTTGTTCGATGGGGTTCGCCGGATACTTCCTCATCGTATGGGACATTATCCGTTTTGCGCGATCTCGAGCGATCCCTGTGGGACCTGGGCGTGGGTCCGCTGCCGGGAGTCTTGTTGCGTATGCTCTCAGAATTACAGACCTGGACCCATTAGTTTACACGCTCTTATTCGAGCGATTCTTGAATCCTGAGCGTGTCTCTTTGCCGGATATCGACATGGATTTCTGCATGGATCGTCGTGGTGAAGTTATCAACTATGTCGTGGACAAGTACGGGACCGATCATGTGGCCCAGATCATTACGTTCGGAACACTCGGCGCCAAAGCAGCCATCCGTGACGTGGGTCGCGTGTTGGAATTGTCGTACGCCGATGCGGACAAGGTCGCAAAGCTCGTTCCCAATCAATTGAATATCACGCTGCAGCAGGCACTGGAAACAGAGCCACGCTTGCGTGAGTTGGTGGAGACCGATCCCAAGATCAAAGAGCTCATGGCGAACGCGCAATCGCTTGAAGGTCTGGCCCGCCATGCTTCCACCCATGCTGCCGGCGTCGTGATTTCCGAAGGACCACTCACCGACCATGTCCCGCTCTACAAAGGTGCGAATGACGAAATCGTGACCCAGTATTCGATGGGCGACGTCGAGAAAATCGGCTTGGTAAAATTCGATTTCTTGGGCCTCAAAACTCTGACGATGATTCGGCGCGCTGAAACTCTGATCAACGAGACGCATCCCGAAGCGCCGCCGCTCGTGATCGATCAGATTCCCTTCGATGACCCAGCTGCCTTTGCACTGTTGAGCTCAGGAAAAACGACTGGATTGTTTCAGCTGGAAAGTTCGGGTATGCGAGATCTGCTGACGGGGCTGAAACCCGACCGGTTCGAAGATATCATTGCCATCATCGCGCTCTATCGACCAGGCCCGATGGATCTGATTCCAGATTTCATCAAACGCAAACAAGGCAAAGTGCCGATCACCTATGAGGCGCCAGAATTGGAGCCTATCCTTAAAGACACGTATGGCGTGATTGTCTATCAAGAGCAAGTGATGGCGATTGCCAATAAAGTGGCCGGCTTCTCGCTGGGGCAAGCCGACATCCTCCGGCGCGCGATGGGAAAAAAGAAACCAGAGGAGATGGAAAAGCTGCGTGTGAAGTTTCTCGAAGGAGCGACGCAAAAGAACATTCCCGAGAAGAAAGCAGAGAAGCTCTACGAGTTGATCCAGAAGTTCGCCGGATACGGCTTCAATAAATCGCACGCGGCCGCCTATGCGGTTGTCTGCTACCAAACAGCATACCTCAAGGCACACTATCCGACAGAATTCATGGCGGCGCTCATGACGACCGATATGGGCAATCAGGATAAACTGGTCGGCTATTTCACCGAATGTCGGGATCTGGGAATCAAAGTGTTAGGACCGGACGTGAATGCCAGCCGAAAGCAATTCGCCGTCGACGACGGGGCCATCCGGTTCGGTTTGGCGGCGATCAAGAATGTCGGTGAAGGAGCTGTTGAGTCGGTCCTGGAAGTGCGATCGCAGACCGGCCCCTTCGCATCGTTCTTTGATTTTTGCCGGCGGGTCGACTTGCATAAAGTCAATAAGCGGATGTTGGAAGGATTGATCAAAGCCGGCGCCTTCGATGCTACCTGCGCCAAGCGATCGCAACTCATGGCCGTGCTTGATCAAGCCGTCGAAGAAGGTGCAGCTTCACAGCGAGAACGCGATCTCGGACAAATCAGTATCTTTGGCGAGGAACCCAATGGACACAGCGCCTCGGTGACCCTGCCCACTCCTGTCTTACCTTCTGTGCCAGAATGGGACCAGGCCCAACGACTCAAGTACGAGCGTGAATTGACCGGGTTTTATATTTCCGCCCATCCTCTTACGCGCTACGAAGCAACACTCGGTGCCCTGTCCACCACATTCTCGATCGGCCTGAAGGATTGCGCCGACGGTGGTGAAGTGAAGCTCTGCGGCATTATTGCTGCCGTCAAATCGATGCTCACTAAGAAGGGCGATCGTATGGCCTACCTGACGGTGGAAGACTTGCAGGGCACCGCTGAGGTGATCGTCTTCCCCGATCTATTCAAGACAGCGGGAGACTTGATCGCACCGGAACGGCTTGTCAGAATTACGGGCACAATCGATCGTGGCGATAAAGGCACAAAAATCCGCGGTAGCAAGATTGAGCCATTGGCTGAGGTCCAAGCTCAGTCGATCAAACGTATTCGTATCCGCCTCACTGATCGTCCTGAAGTAAGGGAACAACTGCCTCGCTTGCTCGAGGTTCTCCGGCGGCATCCCGGCAGCACAACGATTTCCATGTCGATTCGAACCGAGGGGCCCTTAGAAGCAGAGACGGCTCCACTCCAGCATCTCACAGTCTGTCCAAGCGACCACTTTGTATCGGATGTTGAAGAAGTGCTAGGCAAAGGGACCCTTTCTTTGCTATCTTAG
- a CDS encoding acetyl-CoA carboxylase, carboxytransferase, alpha subunit — protein sequence MRDYLEFEKPIREIEEKIEKLSAATSSGKASSQNDIRKLRAKLAQVEHDLYKNLTPWQRTQLARHPQRPSTLDYIGELTRDFLEFHGDRVFGDDRAIVGGFARFNDRPIMIIGHQKGKTLKERVQRNFGMPNPEGYRKALRLMKLAEKFNRPIVTFIDTPGAYPGIGAEERGQAEAIAHNLFVMSRLTVPILSVVIGEGGSGGALALGVADRILMLEHSVYSVISPEGCAAILWDNPEKIPDAASSLKMTADDLAELGVIDQIVSEPLGGAHREPRAVYDQVGKALTNQLFELLDVHQTGQLIMQRDQKYRKIGAVTGLLS from the coding sequence ATGCGAGATTACCTCGAGTTTGAGAAGCCGATCCGAGAAATCGAAGAGAAGATTGAGAAACTCTCTGCCGCCACTTCCAGCGGTAAGGCGTCTTCCCAAAACGACATTCGGAAGCTTCGTGCAAAGCTTGCCCAGGTCGAACATGATCTTTATAAAAACCTCACCCCCTGGCAGAGAACTCAGTTGGCCCGGCACCCTCAACGTCCAAGTACCTTAGATTATATCGGCGAGCTGACTCGAGACTTCCTCGAGTTCCATGGAGACCGTGTGTTTGGGGACGATCGGGCTATCGTAGGAGGGTTCGCTCGATTTAACGACCGTCCCATCATGATTATTGGTCATCAGAAAGGCAAGACGCTGAAGGAGCGCGTGCAGCGAAACTTCGGCATGCCTAATCCTGAAGGATATCGGAAAGCGCTCCGTCTCATGAAACTGGCGGAAAAGTTCAACCGGCCGATTGTGACATTTATTGATACGCCAGGAGCCTATCCCGGTATCGGAGCCGAGGAGCGTGGGCAAGCTGAAGCTATCGCGCACAACTTATTCGTCATGTCTCGGTTGACGGTTCCTATTCTTTCCGTGGTCATTGGTGAAGGAGGAAGTGGAGGCGCCCTGGCCCTGGGTGTAGCTGATCGCATCCTGATGCTGGAACATTCGGTCTATTCGGTCATTTCACCCGAAGGATGTGCCGCGATTCTCTGGGATAATCCTGAGAAGATTCCCGATGCCGCGTCCTCGCTGAAGATGACTGCGGATGATCTGGCTGAACTGGGTGTGATCGACCAGATTGTCTCCGAACCACTGGGCGGCGCCCATCGTGAACCGAGAGCCGTGTACGATCAAGTCGGCAAGGCCCTGACCAACCAGTTGTTTGAGCTGCTCGATGTCCACCAGACCGGACAACTCATCATGCAGCGAGACCAGAAGTACCGTAAAATAGGAGCCGTGACGGGCCTTCTTTCTTAA
- a CDS encoding hypothetical protein (conserved protein of unknown function), with protein MYTDLRYQSTLRNRSLDNSGHFAYDATIMSSQETTSIWLPPECEPALLERFLKAEAMALWTVRSAQQQDVPVHVYAFLRKHEEDEQQHLIQFEAMIGRRPRERERLPSVPQQWSVLAVQIYGYESLGLEFARLLLQLRPDLASILEDEVVHVAFFEREIRRVLSGGLAEQARKSAVAWFRKLPATINRYLAAAVFDPFRPALAERILTVIERRFTETGLLPIRKE; from the coding sequence ATGTACACAGATCTGAGGTATCAGTCAACCCTCCGCAACAGAAGTTTGGACAACTCCGGGCACTTTGCGTACGATGCAACCATCATGTCGAGTCAGGAGACTACGTCCATTTGGCTCCCACCGGAGTGCGAACCTGCCTTATTGGAGCGGTTTCTCAAAGCCGAAGCGATGGCGCTATGGACAGTGCGCTCGGCGCAACAACAGGACGTTCCTGTTCACGTGTATGCGTTTCTTCGGAAACATGAGGAAGATGAGCAGCAACACCTGATACAGTTTGAAGCGATGATCGGTCGTCGACCTCGTGAACGCGAACGCCTTCCATCCGTTCCGCAACAATGGTCGGTCCTAGCCGTTCAGATCTACGGCTATGAGTCTCTCGGGCTTGAATTCGCCAGGTTACTTCTTCAACTCAGGCCGGATCTCGCCTCGATTCTTGAAGATGAGGTGGTGCACGTCGCGTTCTTTGAGCGTGAGATTCGACGAGTCCTCAGTGGTGGTCTGGCTGAACAGGCAAGGAAATCGGCTGTAGCGTGGTTTCGGAAATTACCGGCGACCATCAATCGATATTTGGCAGCCGCGGTATTCGATCCATTTCGTCCGGCATTAGCCGAACGCATTCTCACGGTGATCGAACGACGATTTACCGAGACGGGACTTCTTCCGATACGAAAGGAGTAA